A genomic segment from Branchiostoma floridae strain S238N-H82 chromosome 7, Bfl_VNyyK, whole genome shotgun sequence encodes:
- the LOC118420137 gene encoding ribonucleoside-diphosphate reductase small chain-like, which translates to MGSEQGDSTSETDSNQSGSESDTGTDVSSGTLLQSNELLHVLHSEMYSLLIDTYVKDPHEREHLFSAIETIPCVKKKADWALKWTGDEKSTFGDRVVAFAAVEGIFFSGAFAAIFWLRKRGLMPGLTFSNELISRDEGLHTDFACLMVSYLINKPSQERIHQIIDDAVKIEQEFLTEALPVKLIGMNQDLMKQYIEFVADRLLGELMCSKLYNSENPFDFMENISLEGKTNFFEKKVGEYQKMGVMSSSEQRKFTLDAVF; encoded by the exons atgggctccgagcagggagactccacaTCAGAAACCGACAGCAaccaaagtggttccgagagtgatacagggacagatgtgtcctccgGGACG ctactccaaagcaatgagtTACTGCATGTACTCCATTCTGAAATGTACAGTCTCTTAATCGACACCTACGTGAAGGATCCGCATGAGAGAGAGCATCTGTTCAGTGCCATTGAGACCATACCTTGTGTAAAGAAGAAGGCTGACTGGGCCCTAAAGTGGACCGGAGACGAGAAAAGCACTTTTGGGGATCGTGTGGTTGCCTTTGCCGCTGTGGAAGGGATATTTTTCTCCGGGGCCTTCGCAGCAATATTCTGGTTGAGGAAAAGAGGACTCATGCCGGGGCTAACTTTCTCTAATGAGCTGATCAGTAGAGACGAGGGTCTGCACACCGACTTTGCCTGTCTTATGGTCAGCTATCTGATCAATAAGCCTAGTCAAGAGCGCATTCACCAGATTATCGACGATGCTGTTAAGATTGAgcaagagttcctgacggaagctcttcctgtgaagctgattgggatgaatcaagacctgatgaaacagtacatcgagtttgtcgcagataggctgctgggcgaactcatgtgcagtaagctttacaacagcgagaacccctttgacttcatggagaacatttctctggagggaaagaccaacttctttgagaaaAAGGTGGGAGAGTATCAGAAGATGGGGGTgatgtcctcctctgaacaACGGAAGTTCACGTTGGATGCTGTcttttga
- the LOC118418860 gene encoding leucine-rich repeat-containing protein 70-like, translating to MFPKLAILLTLLALPWKLADAQSNACPKGCWCTGRTVYCNHQHLTAIPTNIPDNTTQLNLHANNLSVVPHDAFEQHDQLSLVYLHSNNIVAIEDGAFSGLTNLMYLYLSENKLTQLTAGTFGGLNNLVYLFLDNNFIGNMEGGTFSILTNLVFLHLRYNNLTALHNDTFKGPSRLNSLYLSGNCISSIAPGAFTGLQALRYLYLDNNCLTELPKASFEILSGLYRLELSSNPILTLPDESFKNMNLLKYLLMEDMALSKIENKAFVGLNDLKYVFLQNNNLVTLDPEVFRPLKRVQELELNNNQLEDLPPEGLAMMRDLTVLDVFNNSLQTLDSSVFPSLRYLHTLNLDKNPWNCTCQLRHFRQFLENTYVRAYLECASPADLADRELKTVTDDELGCPKSSSTPAATTSTAASTNPQTPRVTQAPLTTKERFVTGAVTKMKPPPKKTVSPPRTPERTTGPSRRPADADPPGDLPVPVTPPHSDCFMYTLFPSVANISSRSITLQWVSTFPNPDRFHIQYKPFGPRYKWRSLDVKPDVSQFVMTTLKPDTMYIFCVEVSLYGLRCSHIQRSQCVEDATRPAQPSQPAATRGGGGSDLAPILIGVAVAMVVFTGCTVIGIFWIRRRQNQFRRRKFEDTVSSAGSDTCSHGSYNVTCDPVNCDPADTPRPSGCSSVRDSMVESEIGTSPTDKDQLISDDDEEPKKMQDEIQPYFLPRTSSAPIADTFV from the exons ATGTTTCCAAAACTCGCCATACTGTTGACCTTGCTGGCGTTGCCATGGAAACTGGCCGACGCCCAGTCCAACGCCTGTCCTAAAGGATGCTGGTGTACAG GCCGCACAGTGTATTGCAACCATCAGCACCTGACGGCCATCCCGACCAATATTCCTGACAACACCACTCAGCTGAACCTGCACGCGAACAACCTGTCCGTGGTCCCGCACGACGCCTTCGAGCAACACGACCAG CTCAGCCTGGTGTATCTTCATTCCAACAACATCGTAGCTATCGAGGACGGGGCGTTCTCCGGACTGACCAACCtgatgtacctgtacctgtccGAGAACAAGCTCACACAGCTCACGGCGGGGACGTTTGGAG gTCTCAACAACCTTGTTTACCTGTTCCTTGATAACAACTTTATCGGGAACATGGAGGGTGGGACGTTCAGTATCCTGACGAACCTGGTGTTCCTGCACCTTCGCTACAACAACCTGACGGCGCTGCACAACGACACGTTCAAGGGACCCTCCCGCCTCAACTCGCTCTACCTCAG CGGCAACTGTATCTCGTCCATTGCTCCCGGTGCCTTTACTGGCCTCCAGGCCCTCCGCTATCTCTACTTGGACAACAACTGTCTCACGGAGCTACCTAAGGCGTCTTTCGAGATCTTGTCGGGGCTGTACCGCCTTGAGCTGTCCTCCAACCCGATCTTAACCCTCCCAGACGAGAGCTTTAAGAACATGAACCTTCTCAAGTATCTCCTGATGGAAGACATGGCACTGTCTAAGATAGAGAACAAGGCGTTTGTCGGTCTGAACGATCTGAAATACGTCTTTCTTCAAAACAACAATCTAGTCACGCTGGATCCGGAAGTCTTCAGGCCGCTGAAAAGGGTTCAAGAGTTGGAGCTGAATAATAACCAG TTGGAGGACTTACCGCCAGAGGGCCTTGCGATGATGCGTGACCTAACGGTTCTGGACGTGTTCAACAACAGTCTGCAGACACTTGACAGTAGCGTGTTCCCCTCGCTACGGTACTTACACACGCTCAAcctggacaaaaatccttggaaTTGTACCTGTCAGCTTAGGCACTTTAG ACAGTTCCTTGAAAATACATACGTCCGCGCATACCTGGAGTGCGCCTCACCTGCCGATCTAGCAGACCGGGAGTTGAAGACGGTTACCGACGATGAGCTTGGCTGCCCGAAGTCTTCCTCCACTCCAGCGGCTACCACCAGTACTGCAGCCTCAACTAACCCCCAGACACCTCGCGTGACCCAGGCACCTCTCACAACCAAGGAACGGTTTGTTACAGGCGCCGTGACAAAAATGAAACCGCCACCAAAGAAGACAGTATCCCCTCCACGTACACCGGAGAGGACGACAGGGCCTTCCCGGAGACCCGCGGATGCGGACCCGCCTGGGGATCTCCCGGTGCCCGTTACTCCTCCGCATAGCGACTGCTTCATGTACACGCTCTTCCCCAGCGTGGCTAACATCAGCTCCAGAAGCATCACTCTACAGTGGGTCTCCACCTTTCCTAACCCGGACAG GTTCCATATTCAGTACAAGCCGTTCGGTCCCAGATACAAGTGGCGGTCGCTGGACGTGAAGCCGGATGTCAGTCAGTTCGTGATGACCACGCTAAAGCCGGACACAATGTACATCTTCTGCGTGGAG GTATCCCTGTACGGACTGCGTTGTTCGCACATCCAGCGCAGCCAGTGCGTGGAGGACGCCACACGTCCCGCGCAGCCGAGCCAACCGGCGGCGACGCGCGGCGGAGGGGGCAGCGACCTGGCGCCGATCCTGATCGGGGTGGCGGTGGCCATGGTCGTCTTTACTGGCTGCACTGTCATCGGAATCTTCTGGatccgccgacggcagaaccAGTTTAGGAGACGCAAGTTTGAGGATACAGTGTCGTCCGCAG GTAGCGACACCTGTTCCCATGGAAGCTACAACGTGACCTGTGACCCCGTGAACTGTGACCCGGCCGACACGCCTCGGCCGTCTGGCTGCAGTTCCGTGCGCGACAGCATGGTGGAGTCTGAGATCGGCACCTCCCCGACGGACAAGGACCAGCTCATCTCCGATGATGACGAAGAGCCGAAGAAGATGCAAGATGAGATCCAACCGTATTTCCTTCCCAGGACAAGCTCCGCTCCTATAGCCGACACTTTTGTTTGA